CACCGCTATTCCCGCGGCCGCGAAGAAGTAAGGGACTGAGGAGACATGGCACACAAGAAGGGCGCATCGTCCACCCGTAACGGGCGCGACTCGAACGCTCAGCGGCTCGGCGTGAAGCGCTTCGGCGGTCAGGTCGTGCTCGCCGGTGAGATCCTCGTCCGTCAGCGTGGCACCCACTTCCACCCCGGTTCGGGTGTGGGCCGTGGTGGCGACGACACGCTGTTCGCGCTGGCCCCGGGTGCGGTCCAGTTCGGCACCCACCGTGGCCGCAAGGTCGTGAACATCGTTCCGGTCGCCGAGTAATTCGGTACCCGTAGAGCGATTTCGATCGGTTTCTCGCGAGGGCGGACCTCACTTCCCGTAGGGGAAGCGGGTCCGCCCTTCGCTTGTTCAACTGTCTGAACGCAGGAATTTCCGTATGTACTGGAGGCACCACCATGACCACCTTCGTGGACCGCGTCGAGCTGCACGTCGCCGCGGGTAACGGAGGCCACGGCTGCGCCTCCGTCCACCGTGAGAAGTTCAAGCCGCTCGGCGGCCCGGACGGCGGCAACGGCGGCCGTGGCGGAGACGTCATCCTGGTCGTCGACCAGTCGGTGACCACGCTTCTCGACTACCACCACTCGCCGCACCGCAAGGCCACCAACGGCCGGCCCGGCGAGGGCGGCAACCGTTCCGGCAAGGACGGTCAGGATCTCGTCCTGCCCGTTCCCGACGGCACGGTCGTCCTCGACAAGAACGGCAACGTCGTCGCCGACCTCGTCGGCCAGGGCACCACCTACGTCGCCGCCGATGGCGGTCGCGGCGGCCTCGGCAACGCAGCCCTCGCCTCCGCCCGCCGCAAGGCCCCCGGCTTCGCGCTGCTCGGCGAGCCCGGCCGGTCGGGCGACATCGTCCTGGAGCTCAAGACCGTCGCCGACGTCGCGCTCGTCGGCTACCCGAGCGCCGGCAAGTCGTCGCTGATCTCCGTACTCTCCGCGGCCAAGCCCAAGATCGCCGACTACCCGTTCACCACGCTCGTCCCCAACCTCGGTGTCGTCACGGCCGGTTCGACCGTCTACACCATCGCGGACGTCCCCGGTCTGATCCCGGGCGCCAGCCAGGGCCGCGGCCTGGGCCTGGAGTTCCTGCGCCATGTGGAGCGCTGCTCGGTCCTCGTGCACATCCTGGACACGGCCACGCTGGAGTCCGACCGCGACCCGATCTCCGACCTCGACATGATCGAGGAGGAGCTCAAGCAGTACGGCGGCCTCGACGACCGCCCGCGCATCGCGGTCCTCAACAAGATCGACATCCCGGACGGCCTGGACCTCGCCGAGATGATCCGGCCCGAACTCGAAGCGCGCGGCCTGCGTGTGTACGAGGTGTCCGCCGTGGCCCGTACCGGTCTCAAGGAGCTCTCCTTCGCGCTCGCCGAGATCATCGCCGCCCAGCGCGCGGCGAGGCCCGTCGAGGAGGCCACCCGGGTCGTCATCCGGCCCAAGGCGGTGGACGACTCGGGCTTCACGGTCGGGCTGGAGGAGGACGGCCTCTACCGCGTACGGGGCGAGAAGCCCGAACGCTGGGTCAGGCAGACCGACTTCAGCAACGACGAGGCGGTCGGCTATCTCGCGGACCGGCTCAGCCGACTCGGCGTCGAGGGTGAACTCGTGAAGGCCGGCGCCCGCTCCGGCGACGGCGTCGCGATCGGCCCCGAGGACGACGCCGTCGTCTTCGACTGGGAGCCGACGGTGATGGCCGGCGCCGAGATGCTCGGCCGGCGTGGCGAGGACCACCGGCTCGACGCGCCGCGCCCGGCCGCCGTTCGGCGCAGGGACCGGGACGCGGAGCGGGACGACGCGGACAAGGAGTACGACGAGTTCAGGCCGTTCTAGCGATTCCGGCCGGGCTCCGGCCTGTTCGCGTCCGAACCCCGTTCGGTGCCGTAAGCATCGAATTCGAGCGGTGACGACACGATTACGCGCCGTCGCGCCCCCCGGCACCCCGATCCGCCCCCGCCGTCGTCAAGGCCGTGGTCCGCTCCATCCGGAGCGGACCACGGCCTTCGTCATGCCCGTACGGCCTAACGCGCCCGGATGGCCGAAAGCCAACTGCGCGCATTGACGGATATGGGCGGAATAATGACTCATGCGGTTTCTTTTCAAGTGCTCGCACAACCGTCGGCCGCGTTCACCCGTCTTGCATGCGGGGCACAGCCGTGACGGCTGCGTGAACCCGTCCGGACCTGAAGGGGAACTTGGGATGACCGCCCAGGATTCCGAACACCGAACGGAGCGTTGATGAAGATCTCCTTCCTCATCCACACCATCTATGGCATCGGCGGCACCATCCGCACCACGCTCAACCTCGCGGAGGAGTTCGCCGACCAGCATGAGGTGGAGATCGTCTCGGTCTTCAGGCACCGGCCCGTCCCGCTCTTCGACGTCGACCCGCGCATCACGCTCGTCCCGCTCATCCACACCTGGAAGGAGTCCCCGGCGTACGAGAAGGACCACCCGCTCCATCTCCAGCCCGCCGAGTACTTCCCCCGGAACGAGGCGCGCTACCGCGAGTACAGCAAGCTGACCGACGAGCGGGTCAGGGACCACTACGCGGATTCGGACGCCGACGTCGTCATCGGCACCAGACCCGGACTCGCCGCGTACGTCGCCCAGTTCGCCCCGGCGAGCGCCGTGCTCATCGGCCAGGAGCACATGACGTACAACCACCACAAGCCCGCGCTGCGCAACGAGATGTACCAGCACATCGACGCGCTCGACGCGTACGTCACCGTCTCCGAGGGCGACGCCGCCGTCTACCGCGCCAAGATGCCGTTGCCCGCGACCCGCGTGCTCGCCATCTCCAACAGCGTTCCCGAGCCGTCGATCCAGCCGTCCACGGGCTCGGGCACGACGGTCGTCGCCGCAGGGCGGCTGTCCGCCGAGAAGCAGTACAGCGTGCTGGTCGACGCGTTCGCCAAGGTCGTCGCCGTACGCCCCGAGTGGGACCTGCGGATCTACGGCGGCGGCCCGGAGAAGGAGAACCTGCGCCGGCAGATCGACCGGCTCGGCCTCTACAACAGCGTGCGGCTCATGGGCTCCGTCTCGCCCATCGAGCCCGAGTGGGCGAAGGGCGCCATCGCCGCGTCCACCTCGCGTCACGAGTCCTTCGGTATGACCCTCGTGGAGGCGATGCGCTGCGGCCTGCCCGTCGTCAGCAGCGACTGCGACTACGGCCCCCGGGAAATCCTCCAGCCCGGTGTGGACGGCCTGTTGGTGCCCGTCTCCGACCCCGGCGCGGTCGCCGACGCGCTGCTCAAACTGATCGACGACGAGCCGCTGCGCCGCAGGATGAGCACGGCGGCCGTACGGAACGCCTCACGGTTCGATCCGAGCCAGGTCGCCAAGAAGTACGAGGAGCTCTTCGGCGAGCTGCGGACCGTCGCCGCCCAGCGCGCGGCCGTGGGCGATTTCATGCCGGTCGCCGACTGTGTGGTGGAGTCCGGCGGCGCGCTCGCCTTCTCGCTCGTCGCGCCGCAGGCGGCGGCCGTCGTCCACGAGGGGCTGAAGCTCGTCTGTGTGCGCGCCGATGTCCGCACCCAGGAGCGCGTCTTCCCGCTGTCCGGCAACGGCTCGGTCACGATTCCGGCGGACGCGGAGTTCAGCGAGGGTGTCTGGGAGTGCTTCGCCGAACTCCCTGAATCCGGGCGGCGGGTACGGATCGCCGCGCGCTCCATCGACCAGCGCGGTGCGATGAGCGCTAGCGAACGTGCGCGGCACGGTGAGCCCGTCCACAATCTTGTCCCGTACGCGACACGGCCCCAGAAACATCTCGCGCTCCGCGCCTGGGTCCGGCCGGTCCACGCGGAGGCCGGTGACATCCGTGTCGACGGCAAACGGATCACGGTCGTGGGCGAGTTGCTGGGCGCGGGCACGATGGCGCAGGAGCCTTCGCTGGTGGTACGCCGACGGAGCAAGCCCGCCGTGGAGTTGACGTACGCGGGCAGCCGGGAGGGGGAGCGCGGATTCCGCTTCACCTTCCCCGCTTCGGGACCGGCCGGACGCCAGGTGGCCAGGTCGGAGTCGTGGGACCTGCTGCTCAAGTACGCTCCGGACGCCGCGCCGGTGAAGGTCGCGCGGGTGCTCGACGACGTCGTGGAGAAGCGGCCGATCTACGAATACCCGGTCACGGAAGTCCGTAAGAGGAGG
The nucleotide sequence above comes from Streptomyces sp. NBC_01716. Encoded proteins:
- the rpmA gene encoding 50S ribosomal protein L27; amino-acid sequence: MAHKKGASSTRNGRDSNAQRLGVKRFGGQVVLAGEILVRQRGTHFHPGSGVGRGGDDTLFALAPGAVQFGTHRGRKVVNIVPVAE
- the obgE gene encoding GTPase ObgE; translated protein: MTTFVDRVELHVAAGNGGHGCASVHREKFKPLGGPDGGNGGRGGDVILVVDQSVTTLLDYHHSPHRKATNGRPGEGGNRSGKDGQDLVLPVPDGTVVLDKNGNVVADLVGQGTTYVAADGGRGGLGNAALASARRKAPGFALLGEPGRSGDIVLELKTVADVALVGYPSAGKSSLISVLSAAKPKIADYPFTTLVPNLGVVTAGSTVYTIADVPGLIPGASQGRGLGLEFLRHVERCSVLVHILDTATLESDRDPISDLDMIEEELKQYGGLDDRPRIAVLNKIDIPDGLDLAEMIRPELEARGLRVYEVSAVARTGLKELSFALAEIIAAQRAARPVEEATRVVIRPKAVDDSGFTVGLEEDGLYRVRGEKPERWVRQTDFSNDEAVGYLADRLSRLGVEGELVKAGARSGDGVAIGPEDDAVVFDWEPTVMAGAEMLGRRGEDHRLDAPRPAAVRRRDRDAERDDADKEYDEFRPF
- a CDS encoding glycosyltransferase family 4 protein, which encodes MKISFLIHTIYGIGGTIRTTLNLAEEFADQHEVEIVSVFRHRPVPLFDVDPRITLVPLIHTWKESPAYEKDHPLHLQPAEYFPRNEARYREYSKLTDERVRDHYADSDADVVIGTRPGLAAYVAQFAPASAVLIGQEHMTYNHHKPALRNEMYQHIDALDAYVTVSEGDAAVYRAKMPLPATRVLAISNSVPEPSIQPSTGSGTTVVAAGRLSAEKQYSVLVDAFAKVVAVRPEWDLRIYGGGPEKENLRRQIDRLGLYNSVRLMGSVSPIEPEWAKGAIAASTSRHESFGMTLVEAMRCGLPVVSSDCDYGPREILQPGVDGLLVPVSDPGAVADALLKLIDDEPLRRRMSTAAVRNASRFDPSQVAKKYEELFGELRTVAAQRAAVGDFMPVADCVVESGGALAFSLVAPQAAAVVHEGLKLVCVRADVRTQERVFPLSGNGSVTIPADAEFSEGVWECFAELPESGRRVRIAARSIDQRGAMSASERARHGEPVHNLVPYATRPQKHLALRAWVRPVHAEAGDIRVDGKRITVVGELLGAGTMAQEPSLVVRRRSKPAVELTYAGSREGERGFRFTFPASGPAGRQVARSESWDLLLKYAPDAAPVKVARVLDDVVEKRPIYEYPVTEVRKRRPWGPVRRVVRKLRSRPAQWVRVRIMYMGTNDLIVNVADAPQK